The following coding sequences lie in one Apium graveolens cultivar Ventura chromosome 3, ASM990537v1, whole genome shotgun sequence genomic window:
- the LOC141713582 gene encoding aquaporin PIP2-2-like: protein MGKDIEVAEHGRDYQDPPPVDFFDAEELGSWSFYRAIIAEFVATLLFLYITVLTVIGYKSQSETDQCGGVGILGIAWAFGGMIFVLVYCTAGISGGHINPAVTFGLFLARKVSLVRAVMYMIAQCLGAICGVGLVKAFQKSYYIRYGGGANELADGYNKGTGLGAEIIGTFVLVYTVFSATDPKRNARDSHVPVLAPLPIGFAVFMVHLATIPITGTGINPARSFGAAVIYGKEKAWDDQWIFWVGPFIGAAIAAFYHQYILRAAAVKALGSFRSNA, encoded by the exons ATGGGGAAGGACATTGAGGTTGCAGAGCATGGCCGAGACTACCAAGACCCTCCTCCAGTTGATTTCTTTGATGCTGAAGAACTTGGTAGCTGGTCATTTTACAGGGCCATCATTGCTGAGTTTGTTGCAACTCTTTTGTTTCTTTACATTACTGTCCTCACTGTTATTGGCTACAAGTCACAGTCTGAAACAGACCAGTGTGGTGGTGTTGGAATTCTCGGCATTGCTTGGGCCTTCGGTGGCATGATCTTCGTCCTCGTTTACTGTACTGCCGGAATTTCAG GGGGGCATATTAATCCAGCTGTGACATTCGGATTGTTTCTGGCTCGAAAGGTGTCACTGGTGCGGGCAGTGATGTACATGATCGCTCAGTGCCTCGGAGCTATCTGCGGGGTTGGGCTGGTCAAGGCCTTTCAAAAGTCTTATTATATCCGCTACGGTGGAGGGGCTAATGAATTAGCGGATGGTTACAACAAAGGCACGGGTTTGGGTGCTGAAATTATCGGTACTTTTGTTCTTGTTTACACTGTTTTCTCTGCTACCGATCCTAAGAGAAATGCTCGAGATTCTCATGTTCCT GTGTTGGCTCCACTTCCTATTGGATTTGCTGTGTTCATGGTTCACTTGGCTACGATCCCTATCACCGGAACTGGAATCAATCCAGCTCGTAGTTTTGGAGCTGCAGTTATCTATGGAAAAGAGAAGGCCTGGGATGATCAA TGGATTTTCTGGGTAGGACCATTCATCGGGGCTGCAATTGCCGCCTTCTACCATCAGTACATCTTGAGAGCAGCAGCTGTTAAAGCTCTGGGATCATTCAGGAGCAACGCTTAA